The following is a genomic window from Legionellales bacterium.
TTATTTGCCAGCCGTAACCAACATTTAGTAAGTCTCATCAAACCCGCCTTATTGCGCGGCGAAACCGTGATTTGTGATCGCTTTACCGATGCCAGTTACGCGTATCAAGGTGGCGGCAGAGGAGTGGATATTGCACGCATTGCGCAACTAGAAACCTGGGTGCAAGGAGAACTCCGACCGAATTTAACTTTATTATTTGATGCCGATGTCGACATTGCCTTAAAACGATTACAAGGTAAAAAAGATCGCATCGAACAAGAAAAAAATGAATTTTTTGCAGCTATTCGCGCCACTTATTTATTGCGTGCTCAACAATATCCAGAACGTTATTGTATTATTAATGCTAATTGTAGTTGTGAAGAAGTTAATCGACAAATTCTTCAGGCACTCACGCCCTTATTTCAATGGTAATTTCCATGCAATACGCACCATTTCCATGGCAACAATCACTTTGGGATCGCTTGTTGCAAGCTAAACAACAGCAACGATTGCCACATGCCCTATTAATTTCAGGCACGTCTCATTGTGGCCAACTAGAATTAGCGCAAGAACTGGCAAAATTATTATGCTGCGCGCATCCGCAAGCGCCATGTCAGCGCTGTGACGTATGCCATTGGATTAGCATTCATCATCATCC
Proteins encoded in this region:
- a CDS encoding dTMP kinase, with product MMTQPGFFITLEGIEGVGKSTAAQFIHQLLTEKKIVHLNTREPGGTPIAEAIRQVLLQDYPETMHADTELLLLFASRNQHLVSLIKPALLRGETVICDRFTDASYAYQGGGRGVDIARIAQLETWVQGELRPNLTLLFDADVDIALKRLQGKKDRIEQEKNEFFAAIRATYLLRAQQYPERYCIINANCSCEEVNRQILQALTPLFQW